The genomic stretch TTTTCACCGACTAACATTTGATATTTAAATAAGTTTGCTAAAGTTTTTTTATCGGCTTCACTAAAACTAAATTCTGGATTAGCAGTATTTTTAAATTCGCCAGGGAAAATAATATTAGTATTGATTCCTAAATTATTGTTTGTCACATATTCGTTAACAAGATTAAGTGGTGACATATATTTCGGAATAAATGATTCAGTTGAAAATGTAACAATTTTATTAGTATTTGGAATTTCGTAGTAAAGCATACCTTCGAAAGTTAAGTCTGTAAAAGCGTTTGATTCATCAATTGATTTTAGATAAGGGAAAATAGCTTCACCATTTTTAATTGTGACAGCTTGTTCTCCGTTTGAATTAACAACTCCTAAACCACCGCTACTAATTTGTTTGTAATCTTTGGTTGCTGTTTTAAGCATTGTATTATCTCTTTTTTGAATCTTAACTCTAAAACGTCTAGTTGCTTCTTTTTCAACAACTTGGAAAGTTGCATGTTCGATTGCTTCAGCTTCTGTTTTACTATTTCCATATGAATCAGATAAAAGTAATTCATTAAATTTTTGTTCTCAACCTGTTTTATAAATTTTTTGATAGTTAAGTTTTTGATCTTCTAATTTTGCTTTTTGATCTTTTCGAATTTGTTCTAATGTTTTTAAAGCAATATTTGTTTTTTGAGAATCACCTGTATTAAGTGAAGCATTCACTCTGAATTGAAATTGTTCAGAAGCAGCTTGTTCTTCATTGTATCATTCAAAAATTGTTTGTTTATAAACTTGATTCAATTTACTGGTTATTGTGTTTGTATTCGCTTGTAATTGATTATCTAAATCACCTAAAATAACATTTTTGCTTGTTGCATTTGGATTTTTATATTTTAAAATTGTTGTATCATCAGAAGATTTGTCAAGATAATTAACTTTTGCGATATTTAAACCAAGTGGTACTGCAATAGCTGTTGCGACAGCTATTGTTAAACCAATTCCAATACCAATTGTTAAACCTGTTCTTTTCTTTTTGTTTGTAACTTTTTTATCATGTTTATTATCGTGTTTATAGTTTTTTTCTGATAAACGTTCAAAAAATGATTTTTCTGTTTTTTTAATAGCCATAAAGCTCCTATCTAGTCTATTTATTTAAAATATAAATATTTTAAATATTATAACAAATTCAAAATTTTCTAAAATTTCAAAAAAAGACAAAAAAAGCACACTATTTGTGCTTGTTTTGAATTAAATAAATTATCTCAATAACCGTATATAAAATACTATTTTTTTAAAAAAAGAATAAAAAAATAGCAGCTCCCTATTTTCACCTTTCGGCTATCGTCGGCACTAAAGGGCTTAACTACTGAGTTCGGAATGGATTCAGGTGATCCCCTTTGCTATAACCACTGATAATATAATACATCATTTAATAAAATAGTCAAGTATTTTTTTTAAAAAATAAAGATAAAAATAAAAAAATAGTAGTTTAACTACTATAAACTGGGACACGAAATATGGACACAACCATATTTCGTGTTTTTATATATTTAGGAGGTATTATGAGACAATTAAAAGCACATGAATGATTAGAACTATTCGGTAGTTATGAAGATTACAAAAATAATTTGATATCAAAAAATGATTTTGAACTTAAATATTATTCAATCAGAGGTTTTAGTTTTTTTGATAGAAAATTCAATGAGGCTAAAAAATATTTTGTCTTCAAGTATAACAGATATAATTTAGGAATGATAAATATAGAATCGCAAACAGGTAAATCATCTAAAAAAGGTAAAGGGTCAGGTAGACCAAAAAGGCAAAAAATTACTCCTATTGAAATTGTAAAAAAGGAATGAGAAAAAATGCCTAAGGAACAATTGATTGAAATTTTAGAAATTTATAAAGACTCTTTTGATAGAAATAATATTGAAGTTGATATTTCTAAAATTAAGAAATCTTCACTTTCTACAAGAAAATTGGGCCTATGCTTTAATAAATCTAAGTCAACAATTCACAATCTAAAAACTAAAGAGCAGCAAACAAGAAAAAAATCTGTAAATACTAAATATGATGAATTAATAATTAAGTCATTTAAGAAAAATAAGGGTTTGTTTGGTAGAAAAAGATTGGAAAGTTATATTAGAACAAAATTCCAAATAGATCTAAATTATAGGACTATTGGTAGAGCGATGAGAAGATTAAACTTATTTTGTTTAATCAGAAGAAAGAAAATAGATAGAGAACAAAAGAACACAAACGTAAAATTTATAGATCTTGTTAATCGTGATTATCACGGAGAGACAAACCAAATAATTGCCACTGATGTTACTTATATTTCTGCACCAAAAGATTGCTTAAACAATTTTGTATTTTTATCTGTTGCGATTGATCACAAAAGCAAATTTGTTGTTAATTATAATCTTTCAAAAAGAAATGATTTAGAACTAGTAATGGAACATATGTCTAAAATCAAAATGGATAAAAAATGAATAGCTCATTCTGATCATGGTTTCCAATATTCTTCAAAAACTTATGTAGATTTAATTCAGAAAAACAATGGTGTTGTATCAATGGGTAGAGTAGGAAATTCTTTAGATAATAGAGAAGCAGAATATTTCTTTTCAATTTTAAAATCAGAATGTTTAAAATTAATCGATATTACAAAAATAACTTTTAATGAATTAAAATCACTGATTGATGATTTTGTGTTTTGATACAACAACGAAAGAATTCAATCAGTATTAAATTGAAAAACACCTCAAGAGTGTTGAGGTGTTTTAGTAAATTAAACTTTTTGTCCACTTTTCGTGTCCCAGTTTACTATTTCTTATTTATTTGCCTTAAATGCTTTTTTAGAATAACGTTCTTTAAATCACTGTGTTTTTTTGAGGTAATGAATTCCAATTGTTTGGAAAATTTGTCAAATACCACCAAACATTCAATAAACTTGAACACCAGCTGTGAAAAGAACTGTAATTACTGTGAAAACAATCATCATCATTTTTTGTGTACGTTCTGATTTTTTAAGTGCTTCAATTTCTGCCAAAGTAGCTCTTTCTTTAAGTCTTTTACGATTTAATCATTGCGGAATTAATTGAGATGCAAGTTGAGCAGCAATAACTGCAATTAAAATTCATAAGTAAACAAAGTTTCCTGATAAAAGTTCTTTATATGAAGTAGAAGAGAAGTTTAATCCAAGTCATACTGTAGCTTTAATTTCTGGGAAACCTTGAATAACACGTCACATCGCAAAGAAGATCGGCATTTGGAATAAAGTAGCACCCAACATATCAAGTGGATTTACATTATATTTACTGTTTAATGCTGATAATTCTTGTTGTTTTCTAAGTTTCATTGTTTTGTTATCTTCAAAACCTTTATATTTAGCTTCAATTGCTGCTTTTTTGGTTTTTAATTCTTCTTGTAATGATTGCATCATTGTTGTTCTAAATGTTAATGCAAGTGTTACAAGACGTGTTAAGATAACAGCGATAATGATTGCTAAAATTGATGATCAACCATTAAGACTTGGAAGAGGACTACGAATTGATTGCATTAATGCACCTAATGGATACACTAATAAACCGTAAAATGGTCCTAATTCTCAAGCTTGACCTCATGTATAAATTGGTTTTTGTGGAGCATCACCTTTAAGAGCTAAAACTGATTCTCCGTTTTGAGTAGCAACTTTAATTGTGCCATTAACAGGTTGGAATCCAGCAATACTTAAATATGATTTTAAAGTTGAATTATATTGAACTAATAAATCGTATTTATTTTTTTCAATTGTTCCTAAAGTTAAATTATCTTTTGCTACAATATCCTTTAATAAATTTGAAAGTTCAGTAGAAAGACTTTGAGCTTTTGTTTTTTGTTCTTTAGTAAGTTCAACTTGAGCTCTACTTTCTTCATTTTCTGAATTTAATGAAGATTTAATTTCGTTAGTAAATTCTTGAAGTTTATTAATTTTTTCTTCAAAACTTTCTAATCCAGTTAAATTAAATGATTTAGCTTGTGTAAGTTTTTTGTTGTATTGTGTTAATAAATTATCTAAATCACCAACTTTATTTGGTGAAATAAGAACTGATGAGTGAAAATCAGAAACTTCTTGATTAATTCAATTTGGAGCATCAGTTACAAATTGATAAACTG from Mycoplasmopsis gallopavonis encodes the following:
- the yidC gene encoding membrane protein insertase YidC; translated protein: MNRSKQFNYFTKGHDPKEKRKSQFKKYFKWIKAFFYLFIFGLTLTGCVQTFTIKTSSTVGNGFEIYKNKNEIAPRVTTFETKETNAGKNEINFNLLAPNNENHHVNLKEIEDKKFIEKLIKQTEQDGGEYGKYGEYSSSIRFSNTNQSVISRLKELGFVENGYEILEKDGRFLFKTSSATKYTRINEDQPIAFYTNGSIFALKLKSNKANDYQVENVNGKDSYVISNSYTGSLISSVELVNSATEEYNAEAFANKTANEKAAELSRLRSLANGAYDSDVLLTLYNYSFGPNSIFLQKVQAIDSKYQTVYQFVTDAPNWINQEVSDFHSSVLISPNKVGDLDNLLTQYNKKLTQAKSFNLTGLESFEEKINKLQEFTNEIKSSLNSENEESRAQVELTKEQKTKAQSLSTELSNLLKDIVAKDNLTLGTIEKNKYDLLVQYNSTLKSYLSIAGFQPVNGTIKVATQNGESVLALKGDAPQKPIYTWGQAWELGPFYGLLVYPLGALMQSIRSPLPSLNGWSSILAIIIAVILTRLVTLALTFRTTMMQSLQEELKTKKAAIEAKYKGFEDNKTMKLRKQQELSALNSKYNVNPLDMLGATLFQMPIFFAMWRVIQGFPEIKATVWLGLNFSSTSYKELLSGNFVYLWILIAVIAAQLASQLIPQWLNRKRLKERATLAEIEALKKSERTQKMMMIVFTVITVLFTAGVQVYWMFGGIWQIFQTIGIHYLKKTQWFKERYSKKAFKANK
- a CDS encoding IS3 family transposase yields the protein MDTTIFRVFIYLGGIMRQLKAHEWLELFGSYEDYKNNLISKNDFELKYYSIRGFSFFDRKFNEAKKYFVFKYNRYNLGMINIESQTGKSSKKGKGSGRPKRQKITPIEIVKKEWEKMPKEQLIEILEIYKDSFDRNNIEVDISKIKKSSLSTRKLGLCFNKSKSTIHNLKTKEQQTRKKSVNTKYDELIIKSFKKNKGLFGRKRLESYIRTKFQIDLNYRTIGRAMRRLNLFCLIRRKKIDREQKNTNVKFIDLVNRDYHGETNQIIATDVTYISAPKDCLNNFVFLSVAIDHKSKFVVNYNLSKRNDLELVMEHMSKIKMDKKWIAHSDHGFQYSSKTYVDLIQKNNGVVSMGRVGNSLDNREAEYFFSILKSECLKLIDITKITFNELKSLIDDFVFWYNNERIQSVLNWKTPQECWGVLVN
- a CDS encoding HinT-interacting membrane complex protein P80 → MAIKKTEKSFFERLSEKNYKHDNKHDKKVTNKKKRTGLTIGIGIGLTIAVATAIAVPLGLNIAKVNYLDKSSDDTTILKYKNPNATSKNVILGDLDNQLQANTNTITSKLNQVYKQTIFEWYNEEQAASEQFQFRVNASLNTGDSQKTNIALKTLEQIRKDQKAKLEDQKLNYQKIYKTGWEQKFNELLLSDSYGNSKTEAEAIEHATFQVVEKEATRRFRVKIQKRDNTMLKTATKDYKQISSGGLGVVNSNGEQAVTIKNGEAIFPYLKSIDESNAFTDLTFEGMLYYEIPNTNKIVTFSTESFIPKYMSPLNLVNEYVTNNNLGINTNIIFPGEFKNTANPEFSFSEADKKTLANLFKYQMLVGENEVEVKPVFEIAFNQTNGVFKKQASEFMTLTKSSDSEKEVSQYQTYLNLLTKTKDSLATSGISSFKNDFASEISLNLATLASEIFDLNVYPKSLPIVNLASLFKLPQNIQDQVNVILEQIKGLSDKNAIVIKVNEINNLINDFIVNSSERQFQDFINSRFNYNLVFENATKHKQTSFAYQVENLGGFLVLADSKIQWVRRTKLDDTQINNFIKNQIKEISLNEVADLKLITNLNAINSKNVILASIFKDSKLVEKLQEKTELKDIDFKELEKQNLAIVKGNSNVQIIDSLVAINKWVDAQKKLRDPYNIHIQNGQTLISYRDNEGNLINSNNEAETTISNIYQNALKQVAKGRN